GTAGGAGCGCGACGACCACCATGGCCGCGGTCCGGGCCGCCAGCACCCAGCCGGCGCGCGCCCCCGCCTTGGCCACCAGCGCCGTCTCCGAGATGGCGGCGTGGTTGATCATCATCATGGCGGCCACGATCGTCGTCTCCTTGGCGGAGAGGCCCAGGGCCACCACGACGCCCAGCCCGGCGTAGATCGAGGCCACGTTGGCCGAGACCAGCGCCAGCGCCGCCTCGCCGGGCAGGCCGAAGATCCCCATCAAGGGTCCCAGCCAGTCCGACAGGCGGGTGAGCCAGCCGCTCTGCTCCAGCACGTTGATGGCGACCATGGCCGGCACGATCACCTTACCGAGCTCCCACAGAACGCGGAGGCCGGCGCCCGTACCGCGCTTCACCGACGCCGCCAGATCCACCCGAGATCCCTCGCTCCCTACGCATTGTAGCGGTTCATCGCCATGAGGATGCCATCGGTCAGGAAGCACTCCACCGCCTCTACCGCCCGAGGCAGGACCCCTGCGACCGCAGCCGCGTCCTCCGGCCCGAAGGGCGCAAGCACCCAGTCGACCACCTGCCAGCCCGGCGCCGGACGGCCGATGCCGATCCGGAGCCGCGGAAACTCGGCGGTGCCCAACTCGGCGATGATCGACTTAACGCCGTTGTGCCCACCGGCGCTCCCCTTGGTGCGCAGCCGCAGGCGGCCCACCTCCAGGTCCAGGTCGTCGTAGAGCACCAGGATATCGGCAGGCGCGATGCGGAAGAACCGGGCGGCTTCGGCCACCGACCGTCCGCTCAGGTTCATGTAGGTCAGGGGTTTGAGCAGCAGCACCTTCTCCGCGTCGGGGCCCCAGCGCATCTCGCCGTAGATGCCCTGAAACCCGCTGCGGTCGATGCTCACACCGTGCTTGCGGGCAAAGGCGTCGAGCAGCATCCAGCCCACATTATGCCGGGTGGCAGCATAGCGGGCACCCGGGTTGCCGAGGCCGGCGATCAGTTTGGGCATTCTTCCCAATCTCCCTGTGTGCGCTTCAACACGCTTTACTTTACCACAGTTACCCAGCCCGCGGAAACGCCGAACCATGAGGAAACGGCACCCCGGCGGTCGGCCGGGATGCCGCAGGACGGCGCTGAATCAGAGCCGGGGCTCCTCCTCGAAGATCTTCGATACCGACAGGTCCTCGTGGATCCGGATGATGGCCTTGGCCAGCAGCGGCGCCACGGAGACAATCCGGATCTTGTCCTTCAGCCGCTCCTGATCGACCGGGATCGTGTCGGTGACGACGATCTCCTTGAAGGGGCTGGCCGACAGGCGCTCGTAGGCCGGGCCGCTGAAGACGGCGTGCGTGCACGCGGCGTAGACCTCGGTGGCCCCCCGGGCCAGCAGGGCCTCGGCCCCCTTGACGATCGTGCCGCCGGTGTCGATGAGGTCGTCCACCATGATG
The genomic region above belongs to Symbiobacterium terraclitae and contains:
- a CDS encoding nucleoside recognition domain-containing protein — its product is MDLAASVKRGTGAGLRVLWELGKVIVPAMVAINVLEQSGWLTRLSDWLGPLMGIFGLPGEAALALVSANVASIYAGLGVVVALGLSAKETTIVAAMMMINHAAISETALVAKAGARAGWVLAARTAAMVVVALLLNWLLP
- the pth gene encoding aminoacyl-tRNA hydrolase, yielding MPKLIAGLGNPGARYAATRHNVGWMLLDAFARKHGVSIDRSGFQGIYGEMRWGPDAEKVLLLKPLTYMNLSGRSVAEAARFFRIAPADILVLYDDLDLEVGRLRLRTKGSAGGHNGVKSIIAELGTAEFPRLRIGIGRPAPGWQVVDWVLAPFGPEDAAAVAGVLPRAVEAVECFLTDGILMAMNRYNA